aaatatgcaagattcggggttcgaacactgacaccaccacaaaaaaggCATTTACTATAGTGTGTTTTGAATTCacgttatcatttttttaaacaaaataagaacataatattaataggtaATTAATTGGAGAATCGTACGAAACAATAATATTTTCCCTTTTCGTAGAAAGTGttcatagaaaaaatattttcttttttgacggAAAGCAAAATGATTTTCAAATAACAATTTCAAGCTCATTATATGGCACTCATCTTTGACAAGCACATCCCAGTCAAAAAATAACATTTGACAACGATATGACTTTCCTTTAGGgttaaaacaacaaatttcCACTTTCgaattttacttaaaaaactaaaaatcaatttgaaactaaaaaactaaaatgactaatCTAATACAAAAGTTAAACTTAAAAGACTCTATGATacactagcgaaaagacggacacttgctctttttattgccctaacgtttaaaaattatgaacggtgttttttctatgaaatttaaatttaaattaaaataaaaaatataaatatttgctgttttcaagttataacaaaccaaacaaaccattctttcaaaaaaaaaaaacaaattcaccaaaaaatataatttaaattctttttttaatgacacaaaaaacaatttttattatagaaaaaattatttaaaagtataattggaacaataaaaaaataagtataaatatattcatttagtttgttacacttagagaaaaaaaaaaaaaaaacatatatattcatatcgtatttattacatattttaatatttaaatttattcttattttttgttacgTGTGTTACGCAAAATCCAACACTCATTTGTTACTTTCCTAATCTTTCTATATATACCAACAAGTTAAACCTTCACAAACccaaacacaacacaaaaacactctcatcaacaacaacaacaatggctTCTTCATCCAAACCAACACCACTTCTCAAAGATGAACTCGACATCGTTATCCCAACCATCCGCAACCTCGATTTCCTCGAGATGTGGAGACCCTTTTTCGAACAATATCATCTCATCATTGTTCAAGATGGTGACCCTTCAAAAGTCATCAAAGTTCCTCAAGGTTTCGATTACGAGCTTTACAATCGTAATGATATCAATAGGATCTTGGGTCCTAAAGCTTCTTGTATCTCCTTTAAGGATTCTGCTTGTCGTTGCTTTGGTTATATGGTTTCTAAGAAGAAGTATATTTATACCATTGATGATGATTGCTTTGTAAGTTTTAATTACCCTTttgttcatttttgtttttggatcGGAAAGTTTGTAGCTTTGACTTTAATTTCATTGATTTGTTTTATGGGTTGTTgtgatttgaaattgaattgacttaattgtggattttgTTTTGGTGAATTGACTTGATTTGAGTGATTTgcttttttttgaagggtttTAGGGGTTTTTGAATTTGAGCTAGATCTGGGTTTTTGATAAGAAGATCGTTGAATTTGAGCTAGTTTTTATAGCttgatttggtttttgaattgaGTGTGTTTGTTAGGAACTTCATgattaggttttattttttgcttgaatttttttaaaattggagAATGAGTTTTGACTTTGGAAATTGTTGAGCATTTTGAAATACACTatagttttgtttgatttgattcgATTTTAGTTTGATTGTTCGAATCAAATGCCTTGATTCCTGTTCAATGCGGAGTTAGGATTTTATACGAAGTTTTCAAAcatgagaattgattttaaaaggAATTGATTCTGATTTGATACATTCTCAGCTGGATCTATTCAAATTGTTAACATTTATATGGATCTTGTTTTTCATTATCTTTCTGGAATGATTGAGGCAAATAATGTGAACATATATATTGTGGATATAATGGTTTCGAGTCAAATCAAAAGTGAAATTTCATGTCTTATTGTTTGAATTTCCCATTTTCAGCTAACATTGAATTGTTGAGTCTGATTTGTTATTTGTGTAAGTTGGTTTTTCGATATCTGTGACGATAATAACAGCATGTTTATTCGTAATTTCATGGAATGTAATGtatttcatatgaaaatgtatatatatgattttctcaatgttttatatttcaatGTGCAGGTTGCTAAAGACCCAACTGGCCATGAGATCAATGCACTTGAGCAGCACATTAAGAATCTCCTCAGTCCATCCACTCCATTTTTCTTCAACACCCTTTACGATCCATACAGAGACGGTGCCGATTTCGTCCGTGGATACCCTTTCAGTCTTCGTGAAGGTGTCCCCACTGCCGTTTCTCACGGTCTTTGGCTCAACATACCTGATTATGATGCTCCAACACAGCTTGTCAAGCCCCATGAGAGGAACACTAGGTGTGTAATTAGCTTCTTCATTGTGGTTAATTCGATATACATATGCTTTTGTTTACGGACATTTGCTTAGCCATTGAGTATATTTTTCAGGTTCGTTGATGCTGTTATGACCATTCCTAAGGGTACGCTGTTTCCCATGTGCGGTATGAATCTGGCCTTCGACCGTGAGCTGATCGGACCTGCAATGTACTTCGGACTCATGGGTGATGGTCAGCCTATTGGACGTTACGATGATATGTGGGCTGGCTGGTGCATAAAGGTATATAAATCGTGTCTCTTTTCCTGTTAACAACCCTTGAATATATAGTATACGAAATTGCTGTTTCTGTTACAATTACTCACGTGATTACTTAGTTGGCTTTTGCGTTATCTTTCGTATTCAGTTTTAGTTGATATATTCTTAACTAATGATTATACGagtgttgttttgtttattcAGTTTTTGTTTATTCTTAGTTGGCTTTGTGATTTCAAATTCCTTGGGATTATTTTTCtgtgaaataaaaaatgacccTTCTTTACTGCTTCCAAGCATCTTCCAcctataataatacatttttctgttagtgaatgATTATAAAATTCAATAGATTAATGCATTATCCACCTAACTAGTAGCTAGTTGCATTTTTAATTGCTACTTCTCCGAACCTAACACGATCGACAACTCATTGATGAATGGACAGGTTATCTGTGACCATTTGGGACTTGGAGTGAAGACTGGACTTCCATACATTTGGCACAGCAAAGCAAGTAACCCATTTGTGAATCTGAAAAAGGAGTACAAAGGTATCTTCTGGCAAGAAGAGATCATTCCATTTTTCCAAGCTGCAACCCTTTCAAAAGATTGCACCTCTGTTCAGAAATGCTACATTGAACTCTCGAAGCAAGTCAAGGAGAAACTTGGAACTATTGATCCCTATTTCGTCAAACTAGCTGATGCCATGGTCACTTGGATTGAAGCTTGGGATGAGATTAACAACTCAGCTGAAGTGAAAACTTCAGACAAAGCTTCTGAGGCTGGTCCCAAGTGAGAAACAACTTGCTATAGTTGATGAGGAGGAGATTAGTTTTCTATCagttttaatttatcattatcatcataTTTGTTagcattattatattatgattcTTGTTGATTTTGCTAGATTCCAGAACAACTTATTGATATTGATGTcgttattaatatttatatattattcttattcttattacTCTTATAATAAATATGATCCTTATTGTATTGCGGGTCTGTCCAGTCTGGGCCTGACTAGTCAAGCCGGCCAAAATGGAAAGTAGCTTCTACGACAGGACAATTGCTCTTTAGGCACATCAAATTCGCTCTCAATCGGGTGTTAACTTCCGATCAGCTATTGTTGTATGTAAAATCTGTTCTGATTGTAATGTCTGACCGACTATTTTTAGCAACATGGGCAATTTTGAAGTGTCTAAAGAGCAATTGTCCTACGACAGTAAACTCGGGAACGGCTCTTTAAATTATACCGATGctagaaaaaagataaatacaaagcATGTTATATTCATCTAATGACAAAATCAGAAGGAAGAAAAGCAGAACTATTTTGGTATCTTGTACTCATTTTAGTCTTATAAATATAATCTATCTGTTTTATAGATCAAGTAAACAATTTAGTAAGGACCAagagtctttaattattttgtgaaaTAATTAGTAAGAGTTTGTCTCTTGGCAAAATATAGACACTTCCCACTTGGAACGCTTTCACGCCTGACGTCATATATTTGTTTGGATAATTTAAAACGAAGGGATTGATATAGAATGGAACATAgcaaaatagagagaaaatgaaattgtCCTGAGTTGGTAAGGACCTTACATAATGTTGGAACATTGGTGTGATGCTGGTagaaaaattggaagattaaacaccaagtaattatactttaatctaatgttgtgtgaattgagaAAATAGGATGTGGGacccacataaaatagaacacacacattagtagtgtttaaattacggtatttaattttaaattgataatgataaaaataatagtaattattatttttattcgagaatatcacttcctataaatttagcttatggtggttgtgataagaataagaatttaattgaatttcttatatttccttCGTTCAAATTCAATAGTTTGTTTCCTCCACTTatgtggatttgtttcttttgatcctatccataag
Above is a genomic segment from Medicago truncatula cultivar Jemalong A17 chromosome 5, MtrunA17r5.0-ANR, whole genome shotgun sequence containing:
- the LOC11433134 gene encoding probable UDP-arabinopyranose mutase 1, with the protein product MASSSKPTPLLKDELDIVIPTIRNLDFLEMWRPFFEQYHLIIVQDGDPSKVIKVPQGFDYELYNRNDINRILGPKASCISFKDSACRCFGYMVSKKKYIYTIDDDCFVAKDPTGHEINALEQHIKNLLSPSTPFFFNTLYDPYRDGADFVRGYPFSLREGVPTAVSHGLWLNIPDYDAPTQLVKPHERNTRFVDAVMTIPKGTLFPMCGMNLAFDRELIGPAMYFGLMGDGQPIGRYDDMWAGWCIKVICDHLGLGVKTGLPYIWHSKASNPFVNLKKEYKGIFWQEEIIPFFQAATLSKDCTSVQKCYIELSKQVKEKLGTIDPYFVKLADAMVTWIEAWDEINNSAEVKTSDKASEAGPK